Proteins from a genomic interval of Kitasatospora kifunensis:
- the hemG gene encoding protoporphyrinogen oxidase — translation MAEALPKVVVIGGGIAGLAAAAHLGGAVGGPARAAVTLLEAGERVGGKLLTGEVGGIQLDLGAESMLARRPEAVELARDVGLADFLEPPSTAKAAVWTRGELRPLPGGQLMGVPGDLAALAASGVLTAEGLARAGAERPAEAGATVGDDVAIGAYVAERLGQEVVDRLVEPLLGGVYAGRAEEISLRAAVPQLLAIAQGGGSLVAGVHALLDRPQAGGPVFQGLRGGIGTLPTAVAAACERAGVELRLRTPVTELRRTTAGWRVVTADGVIEADAVLLAVPAPAAAGLLAVDAPGAAAELAGIEYAGMALVTLAFQRAELPGPPPGSGFLVPPVDGRSIKAATFSSQKWGWLERAAPQAFVLRTSLGRYRDEAALDLDDAELVERSLTDLRAAVGLTARPYASAVTRWRAGLPQYPVGHLERVARIRAAARRLGGLALAGAAYDGVGIPACVASARRAADDLVTPQLEHSARKGQ, via the coding sequence ATGGCAGAAGCACTACCGAAGGTCGTTGTGATCGGCGGCGGCATCGCGGGCCTGGCCGCGGCCGCCCACCTGGGCGGCGCGGTCGGCGGGCCGGCCCGGGCGGCGGTCACGCTGCTGGAGGCCGGCGAGCGGGTCGGCGGCAAGCTGCTCACCGGCGAGGTCGGCGGGATCCAACTGGACCTGGGCGCCGAGTCGATGCTGGCCCGCCGGCCCGAGGCCGTCGAACTCGCCCGGGACGTCGGCCTGGCCGACTTCCTGGAGCCGCCCAGCACCGCCAAGGCCGCCGTCTGGACCCGCGGTGAGCTGCGCCCGCTGCCCGGTGGCCAGTTGATGGGCGTCCCCGGCGACCTCGCGGCGCTGGCCGCCTCCGGAGTGCTCACCGCCGAGGGCCTGGCCCGGGCCGGGGCCGAACGCCCGGCCGAAGCGGGCGCCACCGTCGGCGACGACGTCGCGATCGGCGCGTACGTGGCCGAGCGGCTCGGCCAGGAGGTGGTGGACCGGCTGGTCGAGCCGCTGCTCGGCGGCGTCTACGCGGGCCGGGCCGAGGAGATCTCGCTGCGCGCCGCGGTGCCCCAACTGCTCGCCATCGCCCAGGGCGGCGGCTCGCTGGTGGCGGGCGTGCACGCGCTGCTGGACCGCCCGCAGGCCGGCGGCCCGGTCTTCCAGGGACTGCGCGGTGGAATCGGCACGTTGCCGACCGCGGTTGCCGCCGCCTGCGAGCGGGCCGGCGTCGAGCTGCGGCTGCGCACCCCCGTCACCGAGCTGCGCCGCACCACCGCCGGCTGGCGTGTGGTCACCGCCGACGGTGTGATCGAGGCCGACGCCGTGCTGCTGGCCGTCCCCGCGCCGGCCGCAGCCGGGTTGCTGGCCGTCGACGCCCCGGGCGCCGCCGCCGAGTTGGCCGGGATCGAGTACGCCGGGATGGCCCTGGTCACCCTCGCCTTCCAGCGCGCCGAGCTGCCCGGCCCGCCGCCCGGCAGCGGCTTCCTGGTCCCCCCGGTGGACGGGCGCTCGATCAAGGCCGCCACCTTCTCCAGCCAGAAGTGGGGCTGGCTGGAACGCGCCGCGCCGCAGGCCTTCGTCCTGCGCACCTCGCTGGGCCGCTACCGCGACGAGGCCGCGCTGGACCTGGACGACGCGGAGCTCGTCGAACGCTCGCTCACCGACCTGCGCGCGGCGGTCGGCCTCACCGCCCGCCCGTACGCGAGTGCCGTCACCCGCTGGCGCGCCGGGCTGCCGCAGTACCCGGTGGGCCATCTGGAGCGGGTCGCCCGGATCCGGGCCGCCGCCCGCCGCCTGGGCGGTCTCGCGCTGGCCGGCGCGGCCTACGACGGGGTGGGCATCCCGGCCTGCGTGGCCAGCGCCCGGCGGGCCGCCGACGACCTGGTGACCCCGCAGCTGGAGCACAGTGCACGGAAGGG
- the hemE gene encoding uroporphyrinogen decarboxylase, producing the protein MPTPAVSPAVHGPAHDSVFLRACRHEPVSHTPVWFMRQAGRSLPEYLKVREGIGMLDSCMRPELVKEITMQPVRRHKVDAAIFFSDIVVPLKAVGIDVDIKPGVGPVIADPIRTAADLQRLRPLEPDDVPYVTEAIGLLVAELGATPLIGFAGAPYTLASYLVEGGPSKNHERTKAMMYGAPELWAELVDRLAVITAGFLKVQIAAGVSAVQLFDSWVGSLAPDDYRRSVMPASTKVFEAVADLGVPRIHFGVGTGELLGLMSEAGADVVGVDWRVPLNVASLRVGPGKALQGNLDPAVLYAPTKVVETKAREVLHAANALGTSGHIFNLGHGVLPSMDPDALSRLVAFVHEASAR; encoded by the coding sequence GTGCCGACCCCCGCAGTTTCGCCCGCCGTGCACGGCCCGGCCCACGACTCCGTCTTCCTGAGGGCCTGCCGGCACGAGCCGGTGTCGCACACCCCGGTCTGGTTCATGCGGCAGGCGGGCCGCTCGCTGCCCGAGTACCTCAAGGTCCGCGAGGGCATCGGGATGCTCGACTCCTGCATGCGGCCCGAGCTGGTCAAGGAGATCACCATGCAGCCGGTGCGCCGGCACAAGGTGGACGCGGCGATCTTCTTCAGCGACATCGTGGTGCCGCTCAAGGCGGTCGGCATCGATGTGGACATCAAGCCCGGTGTCGGCCCGGTGATCGCCGACCCGATCCGCACCGCCGCCGACCTGCAGCGGCTGCGCCCGCTGGAGCCGGACGACGTTCCCTACGTCACCGAGGCGATCGGCCTGCTCGTCGCCGAGCTGGGCGCCACCCCGCTGATCGGCTTCGCCGGCGCGCCGTACACCTTGGCCAGCTACCTGGTCGAGGGCGGCCCCTCGAAGAACCACGAGCGCACCAAGGCCATGATGTACGGCGCCCCCGAGCTGTGGGCCGAGCTGGTGGACCGGCTGGCCGTGATCACCGCGGGCTTCCTCAAGGTGCAGATCGCCGCGGGCGTCTCGGCCGTGCAGCTCTTCGACTCCTGGGTCGGCTCGCTCGCCCCCGACGACTACCGACGCTCCGTCATGCCCGCCAGCACCAAGGTCTTCGAGGCGGTCGCCGACCTGGGCGTGCCGCGGATCCACTTCGGGGTCGGCACCGGTGAGCTGCTCGGCCTGATGAGCGAGGCCGGCGCCGACGTGGTCGGGGTCGACTGGCGGGTCCCGCTGAACGTGGCCTCGCTGCGGGTCGGCCCGGGCAAGGCGCTGCAGGGCAACCTCGACCCGGCGGTGCTCTACGCGCCGACCAAGGTGGTGGAGACCAAGGCCCGCGAGGTGCTGCACGCGGCCAACGCGCTCGGCACCAGCGGCCACATCTTCAACCTCGGCCACGGTGTGCTGCCCAGCATGGACCCGGACGCGCTGAGCCGGCTGGTCGCCTTCGTGCACGAGGCCAGCGCGCGCTGA